One stretch of Nomascus leucogenys isolate Asia chromosome 9, Asia_NLE_v1, whole genome shotgun sequence DNA includes these proteins:
- the NET1 gene encoding neuroepithelial cell-transforming gene 1 protein isoform X2 gives MVAHDETGGLLPIKRTIRVLDVNNQSFREQEEPSNKRVRPLARVTSLANLISPVRNGAVRRFGQTIQSFTLRGDHRSPASAQKFSSRSTVPTPAKRRSSALWSEMLDVTMKESLTTREIRRQEAIYEMSRGEQDLIEDLKLARKAYHDPMLKLSIMSEEELTHIFGDLDSYIPLHEDLLTRIGEATKPDGTVEQIGHILVNWLPRLNAYRGYCSNQLAAKALLDQKKQDPRVQDFLQRCLESPFSRKLDLWSFLDIPRSRLVKYPLLLKEILKHTPKEHPDVQLLEDAILIIQGVLSDINLKKGESECQYYIDKLEYLDEKQRDPRIEASKVLLCHGELRSKSGHKLYIFLFQDVLVLTRPVTRNERHSYQVYRQPIPVQELVLEDLQDGDVRMGGSFRGAFSNSEKAKNIFRIRFHDPSPGQSHTLQANDVFHKQQWFNCIRAAIAPFQSAGSPPELQGLPELHEECEGNHPSVRKLTAQRRASTVSSVTEVEVDENAYKCGSGMQMAEDSKSFKTHQTQPGIRRVRDKARSGGKRKETLV, from the exons atggtggcacatgatgAGACTGGAGGTCTCCTACCTATTAAAAGGACCATACGAGTCCTAGATGTCAATAACCAGTCCTTCAGAGAACAAGAG GAGCCAAGCAATAAAAGAGTTCGACCTCTGGCTCGTGTGACGTCCTTGGCAAATTTAATCTCTCCTGTAAGAAATGGAGCTGTCAGACGTTTTGGTCAAACAATACAG tcatTTACCCTTCGTGGTGACCACAGATCCCCAGCCTCTGCCCAGAAGTTTTCTAGCAGGTCAACAGTCCCGACACCCGCCAAGAGAAGGAGCAGTGCACTGTGGTCAGAAATGCTAGACGTCACCATGAAGGAGTCTCTCACCACCAGGGAGATCCGACGGCAGGAG GCAATATATGAAATGTCCCGAGGTGAACAGGATTTAATTGAGGATCTCAAACTTGCAAGAAAG GCCTACCATGACCCTATGTTAAAGTTGTCCATCATGTCAGAAGAGGAACTCACACATATATTTGGTGATCTGGACTCTTACATACCTCTGCATGAAG ATTTGTTGACAAGAATAGGAGAAGCAACCAAGCCCGATGGAACAGTGGAGCAGATTGGTCACATTCTCGTGAACTGG TTACCGCGCTTGAATGCCTACAGAGGCTACTGTAGTAACCAGCTGGCAGCCAAAGCTCTTCTTGATCAAAAGAAACAGGATCCAAGAGTCCAAGACTTCCTCCAGCGATGTCTCGAGTCTCCCTTCAGTCGAAAACTAGATCTTTGGAGTTTCTTAGATATCCCTCGAAGTCGCCTAGTCAAATACCCTTTACTgttaaaagaaattcttaaaCACACTCCAAAAGAGCACCCTGATGTTCAGCTTCTGGAGGATGCT ATACTGATAATACAGGGAGTCCTCTCTGATATCAACTTGAAGAAAGGTGAATCCGAGTGCCAGTATTACATCGACAAGCTGGAGTACCTGGATGAAAAGCAGAGGGACCCCAGAATCGAAGCGAGCAAAGTGCTGCTGTGCCATGGGGAGCTGCGGAGCAAGAGTGGACAT AAACTTTACATTTTCCTGTTTCAAGACGTCTTGGTTCTGACTCGGCCCGTCACACGGAACGAACGGCACTCTTACCAGGTTTACCGGCAGCCAATCCCAGTCCAGGAGCTGGTCCTAGAAGACCTGCAGGACGGAGATGTGAGAATGGGAGGCTCCTTTCGAGGAGCTTTCAGCAACTCAGAGAAAG ctaaaaATATCTTTAGAATTCGCTTCCATGACCCCTCTCCAGGCCAGTCTCACACTCTGCAAGCCAATGACGTGTTCCACAAGCAGCAGTGGTTCAACTGTATTCGGGCGGCCATTGCCCCCTTCCAGTCAGCAGGCAGTCCGCCTGAGCTGCAGGGCCTGCCCGAGCTGCACGAAGAATGTGAGGGGAACCACCCCTCTGTGAGGAAACTCACAGCTCAGAGGAGGGCATCCACAGTTTCCAGTGTTACTGAGGTAGAAGTGGATGAAAACGCTTACAAATGTGGCTCTGGCATGCAGATGGCAGAGGACAGCAAGAGCTTCAAGACACACCAGACGCAGCCCGGCATCCGAAGAGTGAGGGACAAAGCCCGGTCTGGTGGCAAACGGAAAGAGACTTTGGTGTAG